One window of the Deltaproteobacteria bacterium genome contains the following:
- the amrS gene encoding AmmeMemoRadiSam system radical SAM enzyme: MVYTPVPEDLTDPDKGQGRDEDAPAGEENPTYEAPPEKKEGFEAVLYERLPGDSVRCFLCRHGCTIPPGKRGICGVRENREGILISLVYERCVAKNIDPIEKKPLFHVLPGSRSFSIATVGCNFKCRFCQNSGIAQMPSDQNGLIVGDYYPPGDVVADALDAGCQSISYTYTEPTVYFEYAYATARIAKEKGLKNIFVTNGFQSPECIKMIAPFLDAANVDLKSFNRKFYTGLVGAQLDGVLENLKLFRKEGVFLEITTLLIPRANDDPREIKALAEFIVRELGPDTPWHVSRFHPTYRLMDRPPTDPSALFMARNIGRDAGLRYVYTGNIPGQGGENTLCHKCKALLIERSGFTVRQNRMKDGVCPDCFTSVSGIWD; encoded by the coding sequence ATGGTTTACACTCCTGTGCCAGAAGACTTGACCGACCCGGATAAGGGCCAGGGCCGAGACGAGGACGCTCCCGCCGGAGAGGAGAACCCAACCTACGAAGCCCCGCCCGAGAAAAAAGAGGGCTTCGAAGCGGTTCTCTACGAAAGGCTTCCGGGAGATTCGGTGCGATGCTTCCTATGCCGCCACGGCTGCACTATTCCGCCCGGAAAGCGCGGCATCTGCGGGGTGCGGGAAAACCGGGAGGGAATCCTCATCAGCCTCGTCTATGAAAGGTGCGTGGCGAAAAACATAGACCCCATAGAGAAAAAGCCGCTCTTTCACGTGCTTCCGGGCAGCCGTTCCTTTTCCATCGCCACCGTGGGCTGCAACTTCAAGTGCCGTTTCTGCCAGAACTCGGGAATCGCCCAGATGCCTTCGGATCAGAACGGGCTCATCGTGGGCGATTATTATCCGCCGGGCGACGTGGTCGCCGACGCCCTTGACGCAGGCTGCCAGAGCATCTCCTACACCTACACCGAGCCCACGGTCTATTTCGAATACGCCTACGCCACAGCCCGCATCGCAAAGGAAAAGGGGCTCAAGAACATATTCGTCACCAACGGCTTTCAGTCGCCCGAATGCATCAAGATGATAGCGCCCTTTCTGGACGCGGCCAACGTGGATCTCAAATCCTTCAACCGCAAGTTCTACACTGGCCTTGTGGGGGCACAGCTTGACGGCGTGCTTGAAAACCTGAAACTTTTCAGGAAGGAGGGCGTATTCCTGGAAATCACCACCCTCCTCATCCCCCGCGCCAACGACGACCCACGGGAAATAAAGGCCCTGGCCGAATTCATCGTAAGGGAACTGGGGCCGGACACGCCCTGGCACGTTTCCCGCTTCCACCCGACTTACAGGCTCATGGACAGGCCCCCCACCGACCCGTCCGCCCTTTTCATGGCCCGCAACATTGGCCGCGACGCGGGGCTTCGCTACGTTTACACCGGCAACATCCCCGGCCAGGGCGGCGAAAACACCCTGTGCCACAAGTGCAAGGCGCTTCTGATAGAAAGATCGGGTTTCACGGTGAGGCAAAACCGCATGAAGGACGGCGTCTGCCCGGACTGCTTTACCTCGGTGAGCGGGATATGGGATTGA
- the thiD gene encoding bifunctional hydroxymethylpyrimidine kinase/phosphomethylpyrimidine kinase, translating to MTGDGTISGVRIPKALTIAGSDSGGGAGIQADLKTFAALGVYGMSAITAVTAQNTCGVLGVEELSPAFVALQVEAVTTDIGVDAVKTGMLSSPAIVDAVAKCISRFSLPFPVVDPVMVAKGGAPLLADEAKEAVIKRLLPLAFAVTPNIPEAAALTGKSVTGTESMKEAARAIFGMGPKWVLVKGGHLEGKASDILFDGQNFYNFESERINTQNTHGTGCTLSAAIAACLARGMTAPEAVERAKEYVTFAIKNSLGIGHGHGPTHHFAELYRKANTGWF from the coding sequence ATGACCGGGGATGGGACCATTTCAGGCGTAAGGATTCCTAAAGCCCTCACCATTGCAGGCTCCGATTCGGGCGGCGGCGCGGGCATCCAGGCTGATCTCAAGACCTTTGCGGCCCTTGGGGTTTACGGGATGAGCGCCATAACAGCGGTGACGGCCCAGAACACCTGCGGAGTCCTTGGGGTGGAGGAGCTTTCGCCCGCCTTCGTGGCGCTCCAGGTGGAGGCGGTGACCACCGACATAGGCGTGGACGCGGTAAAGACCGGGATGCTTTCGAGCCCGGCCATAGTGGATGCCGTGGCGAAATGCATAAGCCGCTTTTCCCTGCCCTTTCCGGTGGTCGATCCGGTGATGGTTGCCAAGGGCGGGGCCCCGCTTCTGGCGGATGAGGCGAAAGAGGCCGTGATTAAACGCCTCCTGCCCCTTGCCTTCGCCGTCACGCCCAATATACCGGAAGCAGCGGCATTGACCGGAAAATCGGTCACGGGGACCGAGAGCATGAAAGAGGCGGCCAGGGCGATTTTCGGCATGGGGCCAAAATGGGTTCTGGTGAAGGGCGGGCATCTAGAAGGAAAAGCCAGCGACATTCTCTTCGACGGGCAGAATTTTTACAATTTTGAGTCGGAGCGCATCAACACCCAAAACACCCACGGAACCGGATGCACATTGTCAGCCGCCATCGCCGCCTGCCTCGCCAGGGGCATGACCGCGCCGGAAGCCGTTGAAAGAGCCAAGGAGTACGTAACCTTCGCCATCAAAAATTCGCTGGGCATCGGCCACGGCCACGGCCCCACCCATCATTTCGCGGAGCTTTACAGGAAGGCAAATACCGGCTGGTTTTAA
- a CDS encoding type II toxin-antitoxin system HicA family toxin, translating to MSELYSSRRIIAVLLAHGFLEVSQKGSHVKFRKESRIVIVPHPKKEIPAGTFFSIVRQAGLTREDFKP from the coding sequence ATGTCTGAACTTTATTCTTCCCGGCGCATAATTGCCGTGCTCCTTGCACACGGATTTTTGGAGGTCTCCCAAAAGGGAAGTCACGTCAAGTTCCGTAAAGAAAGCCGCATAGTCATCGTGCCACACCCCAAAAAGGAGATTCCGGCGGGAACGTTCTTTTCCATCGTGCGGCAGGCCGGACTGACCAGGGAAGATTTCAAGCCTTAA
- a CDS encoding 50S ribosomal protein L11 methyltransferase, whose amino-acid sequence MSEKGRNIDSGGDCPYKDLHIYYIEGCLMPGSDDRFGDSYLGDWEEEGTSFLFFSRPEDDIISRLLSDQPGLVLHDSYQMAWKDWQARFPDMVEIGGFAFAAPWFGGETPRGKIRLTLDPGVVFGTGTHPTTAHCIEALEEVFAGDPPEKVLDLGCGTGILALAAKSLGAKTVTAVDLNPLAARTTKANVALNGMEESVAVVHGRAENWVDRPADLLMANIHAAVLKELVSHPGFARKKTVILSGLLRSQVGEIRDAVKSLPFKIKREWSCDGTWFTLLCQKT is encoded by the coding sequence ATGAGCGAAAAGGGGCGAAATATCGATTCCGGAGGCGATTGCCCGTACAAAGACCTTCACATCTATTACATCGAAGGCTGCCTGATGCCGGGCTCGGACGACCGGTTCGGCGACTCCTACCTTGGGGACTGGGAGGAGGAGGGAACCAGCTTCCTGTTTTTTTCCAGGCCGGAAGATGATATCATAAGCCGTCTGCTTTCGGATCAGCCGGGGCTTGTTTTGCACGATTCCTACCAGATGGCCTGGAAGGACTGGCAGGCCCGGTTTCCCGACATGGTCGAAATAGGCGGGTTCGCCTTTGCCGCTCCCTGGTTCGGGGGCGAAACCCCCCGGGGCAAAATTCGGCTCACACTGGACCCCGGCGTTGTTTTCGGAACCGGGACCCATCCCACCACGGCCCATTGCATAGAGGCCCTGGAAGAGGTTTTTGCGGGGGACCCGCCGGAAAAGGTGCTCGATCTCGGCTGCGGAACCGGAATCCTGGCCCTTGCCGCCAAAAGCCTTGGGGCCAAAACGGTGACCGCCGTGGACTTGAACCCCCTGGCCGCCCGCACCACTAAGGCCAATGTGGCCTTAAACGGCATGGAGGAATCGGTCGCGGTGGTTCACGGCAGAGCCGAAAACTGGGTGGACCGCCCCGCAGATCTCCTTATGGCCAACATCCACGCGGCGGTTTTGAAGGAACTCGTGTCGCATCCTGGTTTCGCCCGCAAAAAAACGGTGATACTGTCCGGCCTTTTGCGGAGCCAGGTGGGGGAGATAAGGGACGCGGTAAAGAGTCTTCCATTTAAAATAAAACGCGAATGGAGCTGCGACGGAACATGGTTTACACTCCTGTGCCAGAAGACTTGA
- a CDS encoding MBL fold metallo-hydrolase → MLIKCWGSRGSLAVSGPEFLKYGGDTTCLEIRSKNDAVIIVDAGTGIRRLGNLLVAEGRREMDFIFTHAHWDHLMGFPFFKPLFNSNVKVRMQGCPFAKQYVEHLISRVMAPPNFPIRPSDIKAEIRYEPSCPTAIIIDSITVTPIPMNHPNMGSGYRFTEDGKSFVFLTDNELDYHHPGGPAFDEFARFVEGTDLLIHDAEFTPEEYEAYTRGWGHSTYTRAVDLALAGNVGSLGLFHLNQDRTDDQQDRIVERAMELLRDRGSDIQCCAVARDQEFIL, encoded by the coding sequence ATGCTCATCAAGTGCTGGGGTTCCCGTGGGTCGCTGGCGGTATCGGGCCCGGAGTTTCTGAAATACGGCGGAGACACCACCTGTCTTGAGATACGGTCCAAAAACGACGCGGTCATCATTGTTGACGCGGGCACCGGCATCAGGCGCCTGGGGAACCTCCTGGTGGCCGAGGGCAGGCGCGAGATGGACTTCATCTTCACCCACGCCCATTGGGATCATCTGATGGGCTTTCCCTTTTTCAAGCCCCTTTTCAACAGTAACGTAAAGGTTCGGATGCAGGGCTGCCCCTTTGCCAAGCAATACGTGGAGCACCTCATTTCCCGCGTCATGGCCCCGCCCAATTTTCCCATAAGGCCCTCAGACATAAAGGCCGAAATTCGTTACGAGCCGTCCTGCCCCACTGCGATAATCATAGATTCCATAACCGTAACCCCCATACCCATGAATCATCCCAACATGGGCAGCGGCTACCGATTTACCGAAGACGGCAAAAGCTTCGTGTTTCTTACCGATAACGAGCTCGATTACCACCATCCCGGAGGCCCGGCCTTTGACGAGTTCGCCCGCTTCGTGGAAGGGACGGATCTATTGATCCACGACGCAGAGTTCACGCCCGAAGAATACGAGGCCTACACAAGGGGATGGGGCCACAGCACCTACACCAGGGCGGTGGACCTGGCCCTTGCCGGAAACGTGGGAAGCCTTGGGCTTTTTCACCTGAACCAGGACAGGACGGACGACCAGCAGGACCGCATCGTCGAAAGGGCCATGGAGCTTTTGAGGGACAGGGGCTCGGACATTCAGTGCTGCGCGGTGGCCAGGGACCAGGAATTTATCCTGTAA
- a CDS encoding class I SAM-dependent methyltransferase: protein MGYVFTQEDAESLSAWFSNLENRRVADLETALLERLYDFRPGARLLDVGCGTGWFLKYFRDKGLSVTGVDPSMAMLAAARDLLGPGADLEKAYGEELPFEDNSFDVASLITCLEFADDPEKVIAEATRVARGHIIIGFLNRYAVKNIERRIRSYLSPTVYSRARFFSVWEIKRFVTGILGDVPMQWGSVWQLPLALSPRTLVFERMAAVQALPFGAFAAVVVECRPRYRLRPLFLDRSEKKAEKLAGSEVFFKAAPGKPDDGRFSGTGLIRRSCGVSAAGR from the coding sequence ATGGGTTACGTGTTCACACAAGAAGACGCCGAAAGCCTTTCGGCATGGTTCTCCAATCTGGAAAACCGCCGCGTGGCCGATCTCGAAACCGCCCTTCTGGAGCGGCTTTACGATTTCAGGCCAGGCGCGCGACTTCTGGACGTGGGCTGCGGAACCGGCTGGTTTCTGAAATATTTCCGCGACAAGGGCCTTTCGGTCACCGGGGTCGATCCCTCGATGGCCATGCTTGCCGCCGCCCGCGACCTTCTGGGGCCAGGGGCCGACCTTGAGAAGGCCTACGGCGAGGAGCTGCCCTTTGAGGACAACTCCTTTGACGTAGCAAGCCTCATCACCTGCCTGGAATTCGCCGACGATCCCGAAAAGGTGATCGCCGAAGCCACCCGCGTTGCGCGGGGCCACATAATCATAGGTTTTCTCAACCGCTACGCCGTAAAAAACATCGAGCGCCGCATCCGTTCATATCTTTCTCCCACGGTTTACAGCAGGGCGCGGTTTTTTTCCGTGTGGGAAATCAAAAGGTTCGTTACGGGCATTTTGGGGGATGTTCCCATGCAATGGGGGAGCGTCTGGCAACTGCCCCTGGCCCTAAGCCCCCGGACCCTGGTTTTCGAGCGCATGGCGGCTGTTCAGGCCCTGCCGTTCGGCGCATTCGCGGCGGTGGTGGTGGAATGCCGCCCAAGGTATCGTTTAAGGCCCCTTTTTCTGGACCGTTCGGAAAAAAAAGCCGAGAAGCTGGCCGGCAGCGAAGTCTTTTTCAAGGCCGCACCGGGCAAACCGGATGACGGGCGCTTTTCGGGAACGGGCCTCATCCGCAGATCATGCGGGGTGTCAGCGGCTGGCCGGTGA
- a CDS encoding AAA family ATPase — protein MNQFSIALAGKGGVGKTTLCGTLVRYLVAKGKKPVLAVDADPNSNLNEVLGLTVEVTLGGAREEMKKGKVPPGMTKDVFIEMKMEEAIAEADGYDLVVMGQPEGSGCYCAANSLLSRFLEKLTENYAYLVIDNEAGMEHISRLVTKNVDVLLIVSDPSRRAIQAAGRIARLASELNIGALKTLLVVNQVKGPLSDAALAVIKEEGLELAGTVPEDPLIYQYDFEGRPTLTLPAESKAVQAAFEIFDRIITG, from the coding sequence GTGAATCAGTTCTCAATAGCCCTTGCCGGAAAAGGTGGCGTGGGCAAAACAACCCTTTGCGGGACCCTCGTGCGCTACCTTGTGGCAAAGGGCAAAAAGCCCGTGCTGGCAGTTGACGCAGACCCCAACTCCAACTTGAACGAGGTCCTGGGCCTCACGGTGGAAGTCACCCTTGGCGGGGCCAGGGAGGAAATGAAAAAGGGCAAGGTGCCGCCCGGAATGACCAAGGACGTTTTCATCGAGATGAAAATGGAAGAGGCCATAGCCGAGGCCGACGGCTACGACCTGGTGGTCATGGGCCAGCCCGAAGGAAGCGGCTGCTACTGCGCGGCCAACTCGCTCCTGTCACGGTTCCTGGAAAAACTCACCGAAAACTACGCTTATCTTGTCATCGACAACGAGGCCGGCATGGAGCACATCAGCCGCCTTGTGACCAAAAACGTGGACGTCCTGCTCATAGTGTCCGACCCGTCCCGAAGGGCCATTCAGGCGGCAGGGCGCATAGCCCGGCTCGCAAGCGAATTGAACATCGGGGCGCTCAAAACCCTTTTGGTGGTAAATCAGGTGAAGGGGCCTCTTTCGGATGCGGCCCTGGCGGTGATCAAGGAGGAGGGCCTGGAACTGGCCGGAACCGTGCCCGAAGACCCGCTCATCTACCAGTATGATTTTGAAGGCAGGCCCACCCTCACCCTGCCCGCCGAAAGCAAGGCAGTGCAGGCGGCCTTCGAGATTTTCGACAGGATCATCACAGGATGA
- a CDS encoding glycosyltransferase family 9 protein, producing the protein MGRGVSNILVIHQGALGDLVLSFPALSALAGKTGSFLDLVCLPQWEKAALAVKAARRTISSEQPLITGLFADPPDLKSLYFLRSYQRVILFSFSESLEKACATSGVPITRIAPRPGPGVTIHAARHIWEGLTGAGLLPEPPVDFPDSWIPAGKAGRESAATGGPVLLHPGAGSPRKRWPLERFAELAGGLRKMGIGSRYLIGPAEEGLLRELAGLGAEPADIVQSKDMATLLHHLKNCRALVGNDSGVSHLSAFMGIPTLAVFGPSDPLRWRPVGRSVKVLRPGNLTCGPCFESCEKNCDAPKCLADTGVEDVLGVLAGMLAGVI; encoded by the coding sequence ATGGGCCGGGGCGTCTCAAATATCCTGGTCATCCACCAGGGCGCTCTTGGCGATCTCGTTCTCTCCTTTCCGGCGCTTTCCGCCCTTGCCGGGAAAACGGGCAGCTTTCTCGATCTCGTCTGCCTGCCCCAATGGGAAAAGGCGGCCCTTGCCGTAAAGGCCGCCCGCAGAACCATTTCATCCGAACAGCCTTTGATCACCGGCCTTTTCGCCGATCCGCCCGATTTAAAAAGCCTCTATTTTCTACGAAGCTATCAGCGCGTCATACTGTTCTCGTTTTCCGAAAGCCTGGAAAAAGCCTGCGCAACATCCGGCGTTCCAATCACGAGAATCGCCCCAAGGCCAGGCCCCGGCGTCACCATCCACGCTGCCCGCCACATATGGGAGGGGTTGACGGGAGCGGGCCTGTTGCCGGAGCCTCCCGTTGATTTCCCCGATTCGTGGATTCCCGCAGGAAAAGCCGGGCGTGAATCGGCGGCGACCGGTGGCCCGGTGCTGCTTCACCCCGGAGCCGGAAGCCCCCGCAAGCGCTGGCCCCTTGAAAGATTCGCGGAGCTTGCCGGGGGCTTGAGGAAAATGGGGATAGGCTCGCGGTATCTGATCGGCCCTGCGGAGGAGGGGCTTTTGCGGGAACTTGCAGGGCTTGGAGCGGAACCTGCGGACATCGTGCAATCGAAGGATATGGCCACCCTTCTCCACCACCTGAAAAACTGCCGCGCCCTTGTGGGGAACGACTCCGGGGTCTCTCATCTTTCGGCCTTCATGGGGATTCCCACCCTTGCCGTATTCGGGCCGAGCGACCCTTTACGGTGGAGGCCGGTTGGCCGGAGCGTGAAAGTTTTAAGGCCTGGTAATCTCACATGCGGGCCGTGCTTTGAATCGTGCGAGAAAAACTGCGACGCTCCCAAATGCCTTGCGGATACCGGCGTGGAGGACGTCCTGGGCGTTTTGGCCGGAATGTTGGCGGGGGTTATTTGA
- a CDS encoding adenosine-specific kinase gives MELTAVRLDIPEGANIIVGQTHFIKTVEDLYEILVGAVPGIEFGIAFCEASGDCLIRTDGNSDELVSAAVRNAGAVAAGHSFFVVMKKAYPINVLNAVKACQEVCSIYCATANPVEVIVARTEQGAGIMGVIDGSSPKGIETESDQAWRLDLLQKIGYKR, from the coding sequence ATGGAATTGACCGCCGTCAGGCTCGACATCCCCGAAGGGGCCAACATAATCGTGGGCCAGACCCACTTCATCAAAACCGTGGAAGACCTCTACGAAATCCTCGTGGGCGCGGTTCCCGGAATCGAGTTCGGTATTGCCTTTTGCGAGGCATCAGGCGACTGCCTCATACGCACGGACGGTAATTCCGACGAGCTGGTTTCCGCTGCGGTGCGAAACGCCGGGGCGGTGGCCGCCGGGCACAGCTTTTTCGTGGTGATGAAAAAGGCCTATCCCATAAACGTGTTGAACGCGGTGAAAGCCTGCCAGGAGGTCTGCTCCATCTACTGCGCCACGGCGAACCCGGTTGAGGTCATCGTGGCCAGGACTGAGCAGGGCGCGGGCATAATGGGCGTCATCGACGGCTCGTCCCCCAAAGGGATTGAGACGGAAAGCGACCAGGCGTGGCGCTTGGACCTTCTGCAAAAGATCGGTTACAAGAGGTAG
- a CDS encoding type II toxin-antitoxin system HicB family antitoxin yields the protein MSQRNIRYVVYRDGDYFVSQCLNVEVSSFGDTREEAVENLREALELYFEEDGAANLFRPVEDALCGDISINV from the coding sequence ATGTCTCAAAGAAATATTCGATACGTGGTTTACCGGGATGGGGATTATTTCGTTTCCCAGTGTCTTAACGTGGAAGTTTCCAGCTTCGGCGACACCAGGGAGGAAGCTGTGGAAAATCTGCGCGAGGCGCTCGAACTCTATTTCGAGGAAGATGGCGCGGCAAACCTCTTCCGCCCTGTGGAAGACGCCCTGTGCGGGGATATTTCCATAAATGTCTGA
- a CDS encoding NAD-dependent deacylase: protein MQEAVKQAAKLIREARLVVALTGAGISVESGIPPFRGKGGLWEKMDPMEFAHIDSFLRNPARVWDILVREMKGVVDRAMPNAGHINLARLEEAGRLSAIITQNVDGLHQRAGSTEVIEFHGTFALQRCMRCGKTIPTEQVSLNVLPPLCECGGILRPDCVFFGEAIPADALDRSYDLSSACDVMLVIGTSAVVMPAASMPRVAKKAGAKIIEINTDVTPLSTSLTDLLLKGSAGEVLEKILKAL, encoded by the coding sequence ATGCAGGAGGCCGTCAAACAGGCCGCGAAGCTCATCCGCGAGGCAAGGCTCGTGGTGGCCCTGACCGGCGCGGGAATCTCCGTGGAAAGCGGCATCCCGCCCTTTCGGGGCAAGGGCGGCCTGTGGGAAAAGATGGACCCCATGGAGTTCGCCCACATCGATTCGTTCCTTCGCAACCCGGCCAGGGTCTGGGACATCCTGGTGCGCGAGATGAAGGGCGTGGTGGACCGCGCCATGCCCAACGCCGGGCACATCAACCTCGCACGGCTGGAAGAGGCCGGGCGGCTTTCGGCAATAATAACCCAGAACGTGGACGGCCTGCACCAGAGGGCCGGAAGCACTGAGGTCATAGAGTTTCACGGCACCTTTGCCCTCCAGCGGTGCATGAGATGCGGGAAAACCATCCCCACCGAACAGGTGAGCCTTAACGTTCTTCCGCCTTTGTGCGAATGCGGCGGAATACTTCGGCCCGACTGCGTTTTTTTCGGCGAGGCGATTCCGGCGGACGCCCTGGACAGGAGCTACGATCTCAGCTCGGCCTGCGACGTCATGCTGGTCATCGGCACCTCGGCGGTGGTCATGCCAGCCGCCTCCATGCCGCGAGTGGCCAAGAAGGCCGGGGCCAAAATCATCGAGATCAACACCGACGTGACGCCGCTTTCCACAAGCCTCACGGACCTTCTGCTCAAGGGCTCGGCAGGTGAAGTGCTGGAGAAAATTTTGAAGGCCTTGTGA
- a CDS encoding N4-gp56 family major capsid protein, whose translation MAKVFTWAYDALTGVYKNHKLSAKMMKVAAGEFIIAQFSKNVSEYGKGMGESITIPHYKAMAVPANNGELTEDVRIPIDTLVMGSRTLSIKEFGRGVEFTSLAQDLSVFDPEKACQKALMQQMHHCMDNASASALKSAKVCFIPTGLTSGTWDVDGTPSTVATQNMNKSLLGLIRDYMVKDLHIPPYEARHYIGLFSTKALRGLKDDKGLEDWFKYLREGDVLYTGELGRVEMIRLIEVTNESALSNSVGSGGVLGEGIVFGDEALARLEIESPHLLADPNYKSDFGRRKAVAWYGKVAYGTYWDTANDGEAKIIRVCSA comes from the coding sequence ATGGCGAAAGTTTTCACCTGGGCGTACGACGCCCTGACGGGCGTTTACAAGAATCACAAGCTCTCCGCCAAAATGATGAAGGTGGCGGCGGGTGAGTTCATCATCGCGCAGTTTTCGAAAAACGTAAGCGAGTACGGCAAGGGAATGGGAGAGTCCATCACCATCCCTCACTACAAGGCCATGGCCGTACCCGCCAACAACGGCGAGCTTACCGAAGATGTGCGCATCCCCATTGACACTTTGGTCATGGGCTCCCGCACGCTCTCCATAAAGGAGTTCGGGCGCGGCGTGGAGTTCACCAGCCTTGCCCAGGACCTTTCCGTGTTCGACCCGGAAAAGGCCTGCCAGAAGGCTTTGATGCAGCAGATGCACCACTGCATGGATAACGCTTCGGCTTCGGCGCTCAAATCCGCCAAGGTCTGCTTCATCCCCACGGGCCTCACGAGCGGCACCTGGGACGTTGACGGCACGCCCTCAACGGTCGCCACCCAGAACATGAACAAGTCGCTCCTGGGGCTCATCCGCGACTACATGGTCAAAGACCTGCACATCCCGCCCTACGAGGCCCGGCACTACATCGGCCTGTTCTCCACCAAGGCGCTTCGCGGACTCAAGGACGACAAGGGCCTGGAGGACTGGTTCAAATACCTGCGGGAAGGCGACGTGCTTTACACCGGCGAGCTTGGCCGGGTTGAGATGATCCGCCTGATCGAGGTCACCAACGAATCCGCGCTTTCCAACAGTGTGGGTAGCGGCGGCGTTCTTGGCGAGGGAATCGTCTTCGGCGACGAGGCGCTTGCCCGCCTTGAAATCGAGAGTCCGCACCTCCTGGCCGATCCCAACTACAAGAGCGACTTCGGACGCCGCAAGGCCGTGGCGTGGTACGGCAAGGTCGCATACGGGACCTATTGGGATACCGCCAACGATGGCGAAGCGAAGATCATCAGAGTCTGTTCCGCTTAG
- a CDS encoding glutamate racemase, with product MIGIFDSGIGGLTVASAIIGEFPDCDVLYFGDTARTPYGTKSPETIVRYSLENTRFLIERGASMIVIACNTASSFATERLRAEFPIPIFEVVSPAVKMAVSHPKTRSIGVIGTRGTIGSGIYERKIKEARPGLSVFSEPCPLLVPLVEEGWLTKPETRMIVKDYLHPLKTRQVDTLILGCTHYPVIKDIIHEKIGKRVRIIDSSIAVVAAMKDYLTAHPDVRKELGNSGKLQAYVSDITPQFSKIAKMILHRSVPLSHAVSA from the coding sequence ATGATCGGCATATTCGACTCAGGCATAGGCGGGCTCACGGTGGCGTCGGCCATCATAGGGGAATTCCCGGACTGCGACGTCCTCTACTTCGGCGACACGGCCCGCACGCCCTACGGCACCAAAAGCCCCGAAACCATCGTGCGCTACTCCCTGGAAAACACCCGCTTTCTCATTGAGCGCGGCGCTTCCATGATAGTGATCGCCTGCAACACAGCATCGTCTTTCGCCACCGAGCGCCTAAGGGCCGAGTTTCCCATACCCATTTTCGAGGTTGTAAGCCCTGCGGTAAAAATGGCAGTCAGCCACCCGAAAACCAGGAGTATCGGCGTGATCGGCACCAGGGGCACCATAGGAAGCGGCATCTACGAGAGAAAAATAAAGGAGGCCCGCCCCGGTCTTTCGGTTTTCAGCGAACCCTGCCCGCTTCTGGTTCCGCTGGTTGAAGAAGGCTGGCTCACCAAGCCGGAAACCAGGATGATAGTGAAGGACTACCTTCATCCCCTGAAAACCCGGCAGGTGGACACCCTGATCCTGGGCTGCACCCATTACCCGGTGATAAAGGACATCATCCACGAAAAAATCGGAAAAAGGGTGAGGATCATCGATTCGTCAATAGCGGTGGTTGCGGCCATGAAGGATTACCTGACCGCGCACCCGGATGTGAGGAAGGAACTTGGCAATTCCGGCAAACTGCAAGCCTACGTTTCGGACATCACTCCCCAGTTTTCCAAGATCGCCAAGATGATACTGCATCGCTCCGTGCCGCTTTCACATGCCGTCAGCGCTTGA
- a CDS encoding type IV toxin-antitoxin system AbiEi family antitoxin domain-containing protein, producing MDEIEELKQVVLNGLSGQGPSRLDMVGHMLCRTNQGAKAILDRLIADGKVERLPRGIYRLKMQESVF from the coding sequence ATGGATGAGATCGAGGAATTGAAACAGGTTGTGCTGAACGGGCTTTCCGGCCAGGGGCCGTCAAGGCTCGACATGGTGGGTCACATGCTGTGCAGGACCAATCAGGGCGCTAAGGCGATTTTGGACCGCCTTATCGCGGACGGCAAAGTTGAGCGCCTCCCCAGGGGCATTTATCGGCTGAAAATGCAGGAATCTGTTTTCTGA